The following are encoded together in the Eulemur rufifrons isolate Redbay chromosome 28, OSU_ERuf_1, whole genome shotgun sequence genome:
- the NANOS1 gene encoding nanos homolog 1 — MEAFPWAPRSPRRGRAPPPMALVPSARYVSAQGPAHPQPFSSWNDYLGLATLITKAVDGEPGFSCARGADGGGGSPPSSSSSSSCCSPHAGAGPGALGPAPGPPDYDEDDDDDSDDPGSRSRYLGGALELRALELCAGPAEAGLLEERFAELSPFAGRAAAVLLGCAPAAAEVTPREERAQAWAAEPRLHRASGAAAARLLKPELQVCVFCRNNKEAVALYTTHILKGPDGRVLCPVLRRYTCPLCGASGDNAHTIKYCPLSKVPPPPAARPPPPPRSARDGLPGKKLR, encoded by the coding sequence ATGGAGGCTTTCCCCTGGGCGCCCCGCTCGCCCCGCCGCGGCCGCGCCCCCCCGCCCATGGCGCTCGTGCCCAGCGCCCGCTACGTGAGCGCCCAGGGCCCGGCGCACCCGCAGCCCTTCAGCTCGTGGAACGACTATCTGGGGCTCGCCACGCTCATCACGAAGGCAGTGGACGGCGAGCCCGGCTTCAGCTGCGCCCGCGGTGCGGACGGCGGCGGCGGTTccccgccctcctcctcctcctcctcgtcctgtTGCTCCCCCCACgcaggggccgggccgggggcgctGGGGCCCGCGCCCGGGCCACCAGACTACGATGAGGACGACGACGACGACAGCGACGACCCGGGATCCCGGAGCCGCTACCTGGGGGGCGCGCTGGAGCTGCGCGCGCTGGAGCTGTGCGCGGGCCCCGCCGAGGCCGGGCTGCTGGAGGAGCGCTTCGCCGAGCTGAGCCCGTTCGCGGGTCGCGCCGCCGCGGTTCTGCTGGGCTgcgcgcccgccgccgccgaaGTGACGCCGCGCGAGGAGCGGGCCCAGGCGTGGGCGGCCGAGCCCCGGCTGCACAGGGCCTCCGGGGCGGCGGCCGCCCGGCTGCTGAAGCCCGAGCTGCAGGTGTGCGTGTTCTGCCGGAACAACAAGGAGGCGGTGGCGCTCTACACCACCCACATCCTGAAGGGCCCCGACGGGCGAGTGCTGTGCCCAGTGCTGCGCCGCTACACGTGCCCCTTGTGCGGCGCCAGCGGCGACAACGCGCACACCATCAAGTATTGCCCGCTCTCCAAAGTGCCGCCGCCGCCCGCtgcccgcccgccgccgccgccgcgcagCGCCAGGGACGGCCTGCCGGGCAAGAAGCTGCGCTGA